A single window of Hymenobacter sp. APR13 DNA harbors:
- a CDS encoding ABC transporter ATP-binding protein translates to MLSVSKLSKQFNGQPVLRDISLELREGEVLAVLGRSGCGKTTLLKILAGLETPETGTLTLHGHDLRPVPPNERQMVYLYQEPLLFPHLTVFENVAFGLRIRHVKEAEINAQVTALLAELELSEHARKAPHQLSGGQRQRVSFGRALIIRPRLLLLDEPFGNLDAQTRAAMQELFRRVSEQHQITSLFVTHDSREALTVGTRFAYLDRGTLSSFASVADFIQDPRTNIAAELSFWDTIQRTAFSA, encoded by the coding sequence ATGCTCAGCGTTTCTAAGCTATCCAAACAGTTCAACGGCCAGCCCGTCTTGCGCGACATTTCCCTGGAGCTGCGCGAGGGCGAGGTGCTGGCGGTGCTGGGCCGCTCGGGCTGTGGCAAAACCACGCTCCTCAAGATCCTGGCTGGCCTCGAAACGCCCGAAACCGGCACGCTCACCCTGCACGGCCACGACCTGCGCCCGGTGCCGCCCAACGAGCGGCAGATGGTGTACCTCTACCAGGAGCCCCTGCTGTTTCCACACCTCACGGTGTTCGAGAACGTGGCGTTCGGGCTGCGCATCCGCCACGTGAAAGAGGCCGAAATCAACGCCCAGGTAACGGCCCTGCTGGCTGAGCTGGAGCTGAGTGAGCACGCCCGTAAGGCACCGCACCAGCTGTCGGGCGGGCAGCGGCAGCGCGTGTCGTTTGGGCGGGCCCTCATCATCCGGCCGCGCCTGCTGTTGCTCGATGAGCCCTTCGGCAACCTCGATGCCCAGACCCGCGCCGCCATGCAGGAGCTGTTTCGGCGCGTCAGTGAGCAACACCAGATTACCTCGCTCTTCGTCACGCACGACAGCCGCGAGGCCCTCACCGTCGGTACCCGCTTCGCCTACCTCGACCGCGGCACGCTGAGCAGCTTCGCCTCCGTCGCCGACTTTATCCAGG
- a CDS encoding ABC transporter permease — protein sequence MRSRLLVFLLAALFLLPFGLLGLLAVGEGWRFPDALPPAYSLAAIRSLLSADNDLLAGLGRSLLLAGSVAVVATAGGFGVARAVARTGGGQRWLLLSYLPYALPPVLLAVLVQPFIIRMHLSGSVGGVLLGLLLVALPFATLLLGSFWTRQATEYEQLARTLGCTPRQALRLVLLPLAWPLLRTTLVQTFLLSWFDFGLTNLLSVGKVRTLTVQVFTYVGEANAPLAAVASLLLLLPPALLLLANKSALLRKP from the coding sequence ATGCGCTCCAGACTGCTCGTTTTCCTGCTTGCCGCCCTGTTCCTGCTGCCGTTTGGGCTGCTGGGGCTGCTGGCCGTAGGAGAAGGCTGGCGGTTTCCCGACGCGCTGCCGCCCGCCTACTCGCTGGCTGCTATACGTAGCCTGCTCTCCGCCGACAACGACCTGCTGGCCGGCCTGGGCCGCAGTCTGCTGCTGGCGGGCTCGGTGGCGGTGGTAGCTACGGCCGGGGGCTTCGGGGTGGCGCGTGCTGTGGCCCGCACTGGCGGCGGGCAACGCTGGCTGCTGCTCAGCTACCTGCCCTACGCCCTGCCGCCGGTGCTGCTGGCGGTGCTGGTGCAGCCGTTTATCATCCGGATGCACCTTTCGGGCTCGGTGGGCGGCGTGCTGCTGGGGCTGCTGCTGGTGGCGCTGCCGTTTGCCACGTTGCTGCTAGGCAGCTTCTGGACCCGCCAGGCCACCGAGTACGAGCAGCTGGCCCGCACCCTGGGCTGCACGCCCCGGCAGGCGTTGCGGCTGGTGCTGCTGCCGCTGGCCTGGCCGCTGCTGCGCACCACCCTGGTCCAGACGTTTCTGCTGAGCTGGTTTGACTTCGGCCTGACCAACCTGCTGAGCGTGGGCAAAGTGCGTACGCTCACGGTGCAGGTGTTCACCTACGTGGGCGAGGCCAACGCCCCGCTGGCGGCCGTGGCCTCGCTGCTGCTGCTGCTGCCGCCGGCCCTGCTGCTGCTGGCCAACAAATCTGCCCTGCTCCGGAAGCCGTAG
- a CDS encoding ABC transporter permease subunit yields the protein MKPANRSWILLLYALLVAGLPLAGLGYAALGSVGVVGPLATGFTGQHWQALLHDTGLLYAALYSLWIATAAVGVSVALALGLVLHAQPALRRWPLPGLLYVPLIMPALVVAFYLFQLLSGAGWLSRISFRLGLTGSPEAFPELVQDAAGLGIILAHVLLLFPFLTLLLQTIYHESRLDDYRQLTLTLGARPGQFRWRVAVPVLLRRAAPTLLLSIIATLGAYDIPLLLGRPYPQMLSVYIATRLQRFDLSELPAAYLAGFLVAVGLLLLIALLLRVLRVTQAEKN from the coding sequence TTGAAACCCGCTAACCGTTCCTGGATCCTGCTGCTGTATGCCCTGCTGGTGGCCGGCCTGCCGCTGGCCGGGCTCGGCTACGCGGCCCTGGGCAGCGTGGGCGTGGTGGGGCCGCTGGCTACGGGCTTCACCGGCCAGCACTGGCAGGCCCTCCTTCACGATACCGGCCTGCTCTACGCGGCGCTCTATAGCCTGTGGATTGCCACGGCGGCGGTGGGCGTTTCGGTGGCGCTGGCGCTAGGGCTGGTGCTGCACGCGCAACCCGCGCTGCGGCGGTGGCCGCTGCCGGGCCTGCTCTACGTGCCCCTGATCATGCCGGCGCTGGTGGTGGCGTTTTACCTGTTTCAGCTGCTAAGCGGGGCCGGCTGGCTTTCCCGGATTAGCTTCCGGCTGGGCCTGACCGGCAGCCCCGAGGCGTTTCCGGAGCTGGTGCAGGACGCCGCTGGCCTGGGCATCATTCTGGCCCACGTGCTGCTGCTGTTCCCGTTCCTGACGCTGCTGCTCCAAACAATCTACCACGAAAGTCGCCTCGACGACTACCGCCAGCTCACCCTGACGCTGGGCGCTAGGCCCGGGCAGTTCCGGTGGCGGGTGGCGGTGCCGGTACTGCTGCGCCGGGCGGCGCCCACGCTGCTGCTCAGCATCATTGCCACGCTTGGCGCCTACGACATCCCGCTGCTGCTGGGCCGCCCCTACCCCCAAATGCTGAGCGTATACATCGCCACCCGCCTCCAACGCTTCGACCTGAGCGAGCTGCCCGCCGCCTACCTGGCAGGCTTCCTGGTGGCGGTGGGCCTGCTGTTGCTGATTGCCCTGCTGCTCCGGGTGCTGCGGGTAACCCAGGCCGAAAAAAACTGA